The Plasmodium vivax chromosome 12, whole genome shotgun sequence genomic interval TTATGCAAGTGAGATACTTCCAATTTGGCTTTCCCCGTATCAGCTAGCCATTCATGGTTGACCACCTCATCAAGGGACAGCCGATTAGCGGGATTGATGGTGAGCATGCCAGAGAGCAAATGTCGAGCATTCATAGAAATTTTATTGATCCTATGTTTGGGGAAgacgattttattttttacaaccgAGTTATAAGCGTCTTTAAgatttttcccttcattATCAAAGGGGAGCAAGCCGAATAACATGGCGTAAAGGATAATCCCCAGACTCCAAACATCTGCCTTTTGACTGCTATACCCACAGGTGGTGTTACACCCTAAGACCTCCGGTGCAGCATAACTTAAGGTTCCCACTACGTCGTGATGtagcttatttttttcattaacaCAGCAGGCTCCGAAGTCCCCTATCTTCAATTCGTATTCAGAGCAGGATGGTAACTTCCCTATTCTTATTAACGTTTTTTCTCTTTGACTGAGTTGTCTTTTGCATAAGAAGATATTTTCTGGCTTCAGGTCCCTGTGGGACACGTTGTTTCGGTGCATGTACTGGAGCCCCTGGACGATTTTGCGGAAGAAGTACTGCGCGCTGAGTTCCTCAAGGTGGAGCTTCTGCGGTTGGGGTGATGAGTGGCCACGCGCTGTTAGGGGAGTGGAGAAACGCATGCAGGCACAGGTGCGCACGTAGGCACATGTATTCACGCAGACATGCATTTACGCCCATCTGCTCGGGTGCAAATCCCTGGGGCTTACATTTCTGACGTAGGATATGAGGTCCCCCCCATCACAGTACTCCataatttgaataattttgtCCCTCGTCTCGAGGACGTTGGTCGTTTTTACAACGCACGGGTGGTTCATTCTGCAGGAAATGCTGATCTCCTCCTTGAGCTTTTGGAAGAGCTCTTCGTCGCCTTGCACGGTGGACTTGTCTATGGCCTTGGCCGCGACGAGGGTGTCTGCGGGGGCAGCGCGGTGAGCATGTATCGGTGCATGCGGGTACGCGTGTAATTGAGCAAGTAGTTGTGCGTGTAATTATGCATCTATCTGTGCATGCAATTAAGCAAGTAGCTGCGCTTGTAATCACGCATCTATCTGTGCCTGTAGTGGTGCGTGACTGCTTATCCGTGCTCGGAGTCACGGCGCGAATTCAGCCGCCCCCTCCAGCGGAGAGACCAACCTGTGCTTTTGTCCAAAGCCAAGTGAACCTGACCAACGGACCcagtatttattttctccaaGATGATGTAATTCTTAAGGCGAAAGTACAGAAGCGTATCGCTTAATTTCTTCTTGGAATACCTGGGCTGTATTCTTTTTCCATCTGAAActaacaaattaaataatttctgCCCCTTGTCCATTCCCCTAAACATGTAGTCGTCAATGTGTTCGCCCCATATGAGCGACTCGGGTTTTTTAACTTCAAAGGGGTGGAAGGAGGAGGGGATCACGCAAATAATTACACCATTTTAGTTACAGAGTGATGTTATTATCGTTAGTATTACTCTAATTGGAATGTAGAGCGGGTGGCATGGGGGAGTGAACGGGCATAGTGTCTCGAAAAGAGCCCCCCCCGAACTGATGCTTTATCCAAATGTGCagctgcacatttttgtttcattttttacttgtTATGAAATCGATGAGCTTCCGAACATGCGGCATGGAGGTGTGGTACATCTTTAAGAACTGCGtcgaaaaatgggaaggggAGGACACGTAAGGtagcacaaaaaggaaaaaaaaaaaaagctaaataGTGGAAGATGTCATGGGAAAAAGAAGCCTACACATTCCTCTCCCAAACGGCAAACATCAATCAttgtgtggaaaaaaaatcgtgtCATAGGGAACACCACACCAAGGTGTCAAaaagtgccccttttttgctaatcTTACCTGccatatgaaaaatatatcttcGGTTATCTGCAGGTCGTGGTCGGCAATGGGTTCGACTTGGGGGAGCAGGCGCAGCTCCCTGTCCCACTCGCTTCGCCACTTGTCCGTGAGTGCCATTGGGGGAatcaaaggagaaaaggaagcggCGAATCGAGCGAGCGGCGGAAGGGAGCACGTGGTCCGTAGATGAAGCAACAAATGGGTTAGGAGCAAAATAGTCCGTGGGGAAGTAAGCGCTGCGCAGCTCGGATGCAACACGGGGGTGGCTCAATTTTGGGGCAAACCAATGGCACGAACATTGGCGTGAACATCGGTACGCAGAACGAGACGCAGCGGAAGGGGCACTCACGCTGACGCGTCTCTCCCACAAAACAAAACGATCGACTTGACTTTGCAATCGTGTCTCATTTTgaattaacacatttttgcgaaagaAAAACGGAGGAGGTGGCAAATTAGGTAGGCAATATTTACGAGGCACAAACAAACACCATGGGGAGGTGGGCGACAGGAGGGtacacaaaagggaggaaagaCAAGTGGAAGTCGGACTAACGCCAGGCGGACGGCTCAATATGTGCGCCCTGTCTAGGCCCAAACGAACAACGCACGTGGCAACGGCGGACGAGCAAACTCTGTGCTAAGTCAATCTACGCAGATTTTTgcgaagaacaaaaaaataggcacATGTATGTGGTTAAATACAAATCAGtaagttacaaaaaaaggaacaaaaaaaaaaattgattgaAGCATATTGTCTCCTTTTTAAGAGtcccaaaaaattattacccGTGTGCACAGCGTGCGCGTACCCCTTTAGGCAGTCCGCATTTGTTCACATATAaccacgtaaaaaaaataataccaaaaaaaacgaaaaaaaaaaacaaaaaaaataacacaacAGGGGATAGGAAATCCTTCAACTAAACAAAgtgtgtacatttatttcttttttcttaactTGTGAACTATGCttgaaatgttaaaaaggaaaaaactgaTTTACAaaagtgtgcattttttttttttttttacaaatgagCAACGTATGCATAACCACGCATGCATGTGTAACTTTGGGAAATGAGAAATTtcaagggggaggagcgtGTGTAACGCGCAAAAGAACAAACAGAAGACCTGTGCGAGTTAAGCGCAAGGTGTAAATGTGTAATGTAGGCATAAAGCATTTTTCGCAAAGTACAATCCATTTCggcaaaagagaaaaagcaGCTTTCGGCCCTCAGACTTgcacatatgcgtatgtgtgCTCAAGTGGTTAGAGAAAATTGcgcacataaaaatgatgaaggcGGAGTGGGGGATTTTCCAACTGGGACGATGATAGAGTACGTGCCATGCGAAACAACAAGGCGTATGCTTCCTCTATTAAATGCTTTAACAAGCACTTTTTATTACCCTTCATGTGTATGCCCCCATTTTCATGTTCCCCCTCTGGAAAAAACATGTTACCATTTATTTATGAGCGTGGAGTCCCTGTGGGTATGTAGACCTACACAGCAGCTTCCAGcactcagaaaaaaaaaaaaaaaaaaaaaacatgtgcATGCTTAACAACCTTTCAGTGGATGTAACACCCCTGTTGTAACCCCTttgaaagaaattaaaactTCTTGTGACAAAGTACTCACTCTACGTTGATCGTTCCGTTTTACCATTTCAGTGCCGGAAAggtattcttttattttctcttaaaaaggggaattcccaattttgtttttatttagcCCATTCGGTATGTCCCCAGTTTGCACTTTCCTGCACAACAGCATATTTCAGAAGGGGTGAGGCGATAAcgcgttatttttttcttgtcaAATTTTGCCCCCTATGAGAGGTGCGCCCCTCGGGAAAGTCTCTCCCCTATTGGACATCGACTGGGGGGTAAACATTTGGGAGATGACTCATAAAAGAGCAGCGGAAGGAACCGATGTGTTaaaccaaaaaggggaaaaaaaaaaaaagatgacaggaaaaaaaacttagcTTACCATTTTGACGCTAATTCGACATGTGAATATGAACAGACTGGCACACCCCACCAGTGCGTCTCCTTTTCCAAACCATTTGATCATTTCCATCCGGTTGACACGAAAGAGGCAGTGTATGGAGGCATTACTGCAAACAATTTCGTaacagagggggagaaaaaatagccaCATCGCGCCGAAACAAGCACCACACcgtttgccccattttgttataCAACGGGAGACCCGGCGGAAATGCGCATGGAGTGAATTTCCATAAGGCGAAATTGTACATATTGCATCCTTTCTTTGGGGGGATTTTCATATTGTTCTGTCTCCCCCACTGGAGTACACATCTGCTGGCGCGCCTTTTTCGGGTGTTACTTGCCTTGACATTTCTGCTTCGCGTACCTCCCTGTgatttcctcttccccctctgtGACCTATcctgcaccttttttttttttttttttttttttcttatgaaCGATTTGTTAAAAATCTCCCAATATTTTGTCACTTAGAAAGGTAATTTCtagtctttttttctttttttttttctttctctttattCTAattcgaaatggaaaaagaacaaaagtttttcaaaatattggtattcgaaaaaaaaaaaaaaaaaaaaaaaacttgttacttggaaaaaaggagaagaaggtgaTAACAGCGTAATAAGCTCAtaggcaggaaaaaaaaaaaaagagtaaataaaagaataaatatatatgcgcgtacatatttatgtgcatCTCCAcaagacatttttttttttacgaattcGTCCCTGTGCGGTAAGCCCTTAACCACAACGGCTGCCTCTCTCCAGCTTCGTCTGCAATATTCCTGCTTTTCTGGAGGCATGACCaggttttccttttacagTTGCGGCGCAGGCACTCCTCACATGAGCGCACGTGTTTCTCTACGGAGGTGCCTTCGGCATGGAGACGCATCACTCAAACATTTGCGATGCGATCAGCACGGGGAGTACAAAATGAGAACGCCCCTCTACGCAGCCAACTCGCCGCTTAACCGTAAATTCGCTGGGGCTTTCCCATGGTGCTCTTAATGTGCAGCGTCCTAATGTTCTGCcaattctttttcaaaagagAAACCAAAAAGTTAATGGCATGCACAATGTTGGATCTCAGTTCCTCCTCTTTCAAGTTGGCATGACCAACAGGAACACCCATGcataaaacttttttcaATTGAAATTTTATGGAAGATTTTAACtctaaaattttatcatttattttatcattgtGTGTAATTAGGGAAGGAAACTTTCCTGCCTTGTTTAAACCTGGACCAAGAAGTTTTGGAATTTGTGGCAAGATGACCTGACTTGCTAAAAATGCATCGTATTTTTTGGCCAACTTTTTAACCAACGTTTTAtctttatttaattttttcatggcTTCTATGTCCATATAATCTAATTCTAATTTTTGTGCTTCCTCCACGTGTACAGCATCTCCTAATATGCATACCTTCAGTTTCTTTCTCACTTCATTTGACAATTTGACTGTTCCTGAAAAACGCTTGTCTCTCTGCGTGTCGTAATCCTTCAGGCCGATTTGCAGCTCAATCGTCTCAACgaattttctcttcttcgtttttGTGCCTTCGAACACGTCGGCGATGGCTTTCTTTAGGAGATCTTGGTTTAGCTTGCTGAGAGGGGACGGCGGGGAAGGCGAAGCAATTGCGATGGTAAATCGGAGCAAGTGGAATGGGCAAATCCCTCACGCGGTGTGCAGCGCGGGGGGGTATACACACCATACACAGCATACACAACATATATGAGATATATAATTTCATAATTTGTGTTCCCCGAGGGGGGCTCTAATGACATGCGTGGGCAAACGAAGAGGCACAACAAATGGGCAGCATTCACAAGCAGTATGTGTTCCTCCAACGGAAATGCAGTCTCATTAAGGCGGCAAGAAGGACATCAAATGGTGCGTttgcaagaaaaaatggcagcGCTGCATTGTGTTGTATGTACGTGATGCTTGTTCATCTGATGGGCTAACGTGGCGATGTTTTTTTACCCACCCCATACAGTGGTTAATCTCTTCACGTAAAAAACGCCACAAGTATAAGCAAGCGCATACAAGAGTGCACCCACGACAGCATGGAGATATGCATATAAACGTTTATGTACGCTGGGATGGGTGTTGCCTCTCTGTATAtgcctttcccccccaaggggagtTCGCAACAAGAACACATAAATCCTGTGCCCCATTTAGTATGGCCTTACCTCATTGTGTAAATGCGCGTTAAAAGGAAGGAAACACTTAAAGAGTTATGCAGATGGGAGGTTTCAAATGCGTAATTGTACgaagcttctttttttttttattatttttttttaaataaagcAATCGCTTGGGTAAATTTTCTGTTCAAAGAATTATCAAATGTTCGCTCCAAAGGAATTAAAACAGAGTGGAGTTATATTTTGCAATTGCATCTGTTTCTGGttgaatttgtaaaaaatgaaaaggtaaaaaaaaaaaaaattgtggattttataaaatatgaaacgTACAAAttgggatgaaaaaaaattgcaattcgGCAGTGAAAGCCCAAAGAAAAGCTACTCGTCGCGCAGgcaagcataaaaaaaaatgtatatacaaTCAGTAcgcatgtatataatatatgcagCTCTTCATACatttacgtatttttttggcCGATTtgttgtatataaaaatgattatacGTATGGGGGAGGCGCCCATTCACGGCGTTTACCCTTTTCGCGAGGGTGAAGTCCGcgcagcgaaaaaaaatgctgtaAACCCTTAAACGAAGTTTGTAGTATAGTGCATAAGATTTCCTCCGGATTATTTGTGCGtaggaaaggaagaaaaattgttcacgcggtgaaaaagaaaagaaaaaaaaaataaacgtcaaaatgtgaaaaaataggccgttcccccccaaaaaaaaaattaaacaagtTAAAGGCTTTAAATTTAAACCGCCAGAGAGGAAAGAGCACCTGGTTGCTAGTCAGTTCAGTGTAATTCTTTGCACcgcgaaaaatgtaaaccCCGCGCATATGCTCGAAAGGGTTATTGGGCaccagcagggggggggatacATACGCGTATACGTTATATGCTTATGTATATGCCTGCAGCGATGCCTTATTTTTCGACATTTTTTTCGAGCCAAAAATTGCAATGCcgcatacgtatatatagcAGTATGTACCTGTGCATATGCACTATTTTTATCGCTAACGAAATCACATGTGgcctaaaaaaattgccacttgaaaattgaaaaaatcaCGGGTGTATGCCGCTGTGTCGTTTTATGTAGTAGCCTTGACGGGCACAGAAAGTGCCCCGCGCGGGGCAAACATATGCATGttcatatgtatgcatatgatCATATGCGCCCTTTATGCGTGTGCTCACTGGCGTTATATATCTACGTGCACGCTCAACCTACAATTAGCTAAATGAGCCggtcacattttttacattcacgTGAGGTGAGAAACTGCCTTGAAATTATACGCAGGAGGGgggtttcctttttaaaaaagaacggATAATTTTGCGATAGCTAAAAGATGGAGAAAAATGTTACTGTAAATCTTTTTCCCGCGCGTTAAGCCCATTTgggattttttcccccatacCATTTGGCGTTTATATTGCATGAGAAGTAGGGATATCGAAATGCAggccagaaaaaaaggcacagcTAACTAAACGTTTGGCAGCGCTTAATGAAGGTTACATCTGCCGGGGACGCCAGACTTGTGCGAACGGGTGTGGAGCAGTGGATGCACGATTATGCCCCCGTTTGATTCACCTCCCCGTTTCGCCATATCTACAAcgatggaaagaaaaaaaacacgtgtACCTTTTTGCGGCGTGAGAGGGGTCAGTTTACAAATGCGCCTCTTACAATTCGTTACTTGGATTGCACAAATGGTAaaacccccccaaaaaaaagggcataaCCGTAGCAGTGACTTGTGTTCCCCTTACGCACAGCGCAGAACATCGTTGGGGCACTTGTGCACCACTACATCAGTGCAAAGGAGGTTACTATAGATGTCCTATCGGGATATATGCACCACGGTAGGCTTCcacatgcttttttttttttcccctgttaAGAACAAAACGGCTCGCATGCAAAGTAGCACATAGTTGTGAATAGTAGCATAAGTGTGCGCTCCCCTTCTAACAAATGCAACATAATGCAGCATAATGCTTATTTATGAAAAGCGCTAAAGGGAGGAAGCCAATGCAGTACATGGCGTCGGCTCCCCGTTTTGAATTTCTTAACTGttgcatatgtgtatgtataagTGTAAATACGCAAAGGCATACGTGCAGTGGTTAAGAAGTCCTATTTTTATGCAACAAATTGTGTTATCTTCTTCAAGCGCTTTTTCGAATGGTGAgccttttttcattatattgaCATAGCCTGCCACGCACGGTGCAAACCTTTGCGCCTAATTTTTCCCACGTTTCGTGCAAGCGGGTCCATATGTGCAAGTTCAACCGCGCGTGCTCATGCACCGCAGAAGGAACCATGTGTGcgaagatttaaaaaaaaaaaaaaaacgcaaataaataaaatcttCAATGGtgcaataaaataaaagtgcaATTTACACATGTTGGCATTTCACCCGCGTAAAGTGCAAACTCGTTATGGTAAAGAGAAAATGATCCTTATAAGCTAACCACTGCCGTTACGGCACTCATCACCAGTGATGCAATGGTGCACCGTTCGCTATAGTAAAAATGAGTCGCATTGAAGAGAAATTGCCTGTGTCCCTAACCACAAATGTGTGagcctttttttgctaagGATATGCGCTCGAAAAGGGGTGAACTGTAAAACAGCGCCACTATGCGATAAAATGGGCCAAACAAACTCGCAAAGAGGTCACAAAGAGGTCGcaaaaaaggccaaaaaaGTTGCAGCCAAACTGGTTAAACCAATTACGCCGCttattaaaacaattttacGTAATCCCAAGTTTGTCGCCGtacgaattttttataacgcCACATATAAGAGATAAACTTATGTACAAAGCAAGCGCACGGTTGGCTTACACCCCAAGACCTTACATAGGTTGACTGGTTTACGTTGGGATTAATAACTCCGTGCATGAAGCAGTGAATAACCGTCACATATCGAAATGGTGAACAACGAGCAAGACAACAGATTGTTTtgaaattccttttttttcccctcaatCATATGAAAGATTATTATCTTCCcaaagttgttttttttttcctttctttaaCTCTGCATATTTTGTATTCGCTGGACCAAGGTGGCCTCATCTGAGAAtgcaaatatgtacatacaaacGCGTACGCGCATGTAACTCTGTGTTGTGTTATCTTGACTGTAAggggtggggggggaagagctcTTCCTTTCGGTAATTTTATTACGCGAGACATTTCAACATATCAGTTGAGTTGTGGGCGTTTCAAACCAGCAGCCATTTTGTCACCtttaaaaaagttgaaaGTCAAGCAGGCACGGCTATTCCATGGTATCAACACAGGCGCAGTTTGCCGCACAGAGGTACGCATGCTTAAGCATACAAGCGCGTACAaatgtatgtatacatatatatacatataatgcaAGAATACGCAGTGCCAACATAGCCATATCAGCACTTTGAACAGCCCCCGGTGGCCCATTTTTTCACCACTCacaaagcgaaaaaaaaggcgtaccGGTGGTACCATAACGAGCATATGCCCGTCCCGCATAACCAACAAAAGATACGTGCTAAACCCAGTTGCGTactttttatgatatattttgaCTTTGTTATGTAAGAAAGGAAGCGTCACCGCCGCATaacattgcaaaaaaattttgcttcATATTTGCACAGTCGCGCCGAACGGGACAGCATGGCCAATTACGTGTTCACTTAAAATCTGTACGCAAATATATCTGCACGGACGTATGTTTTttcatacgtatgtataaaaaatacatgctGCGCAGGAaggagaaatataattacataaatgtatgtaATACACCATATGTACCAATTACGTACCTAAGAAACTTCGCAATTTTCGTGAGCAAAAAgcgttattttttcaattcataaaaataggcATATCACAGcgtattattatatactgATTTGTACATACCGCAAGAAATTGGTAATATTTATACGCATAGCATAGCGaatggcctttttttttatatatggtATGCACTGCCGAAATTTTCGGAGGACGGACGGCcctgcataaaaatatgcgcgAAAAGATAGCTGGTTTTGTAAAAAcacctttattatttttttttttgcttatagCAGAAGCACAGTAACGCATAACGCCATTAATTGTACGTTTTGAGAAAAGTAGCACGTAGTAGGAATGCATTTCTGCATATATGAATGAATCGCACTTTCCCCTTTACATTGTCCCATTGTAGTTATCTCCTCGCAAAGGCGTACATAAAATGATTTACGTAATAtagtgcatatttttacgcATAAATAAATGGTGAAGGCCCTCTCGTCAGAATTGCGCTTTcgttttatatgaaaaataattcaccCCAcgaatgtataatatataatagtgTTATTATATGCGCAGTGCTACGCACGTATGACTTACGTACATATTTGCacgtaatatataaaaaaccGTATACATacattacattatttaaagAACGCTTTGGGCCGAGCGAAAATATACACCCGCGTAAGCCGCACTGCTTATCGGCACCACGCATACGtgaacatttatatataaaacgtacgcgcataaaaaaatatatatgtaaaaatattatgctgcgcgtatgtatatatatatatataatatatgcatacggcGTATATGCACAGATATACAGTGCGGCAAAGCAGCTTCGTTACTTTGCGTACTCGTTCACTTGCCCATTCCTTTGCGCATATCTTCGTACTTTACAAATGTACGCCTTTTCGCTTAAAATAGAAAGCAATTTTACAATaccaaaaaaacgaataactaaaaaaaaaagcgtttgGCACGCtgctatatatttatttatatatgtaatatatatattgctTTTATGGACCCTGAAGTAGCATATTGAAATTGGtagcaatatatttttttattcactctcattttttttattgaatttttttttttttaaatatatcttttcttttcttagctttttttttttaaacatatcttcttttctttttacctttatatattttttacattttttttttctttttataaatcttCATTTCTACGAGTTTCATttgattttaattttttgaccTTTAAAATTGTTGAATTATTGcgcatatattttgtataccttggttttttattttttcttcatttttaaaaaaataagaaaaactGTGACAACAAAAGGATAAAGCAGAAGGAGATATCCATGTATAGTACAtacttatgtatataaacgTGTATGTATAATTACGTACAGAGAGTGTATACATACGAGTATAAGTACAAGCACGTATACAGTATAAGGAGAAAggtatacatttatatatatgtacaattgAAGAtagccatttttgcaaagctcCATCATTATCATCATCTCCCCCCTACCACCATCTGTGATCTCCCTCGAACCTGAGAAAACAAGTATCCTTAGTGTACTTTGTTTTTAAGATGTAAAATGGTGGATTCACCACCCAAAAAAAGAGCATTGAATACTACTGacgataaaaaagaaaaaaaaaacatggttagcaaaaaaagTAACCCAGCCGAAGCTGCTGAAAACGTCGAGGAAAGTCTGGATAACGTAACTGGGGACAAGAAGAGTGAAGCTTtgaaaaaggataaaagaaaaaaaaaagaaaaaaagaacaaagaaaatgacattgataaaattaatgacgaagaggaagaagatgaaggaaatgatgaggaaaatttaaaaaaattcgcagTCGACACGAGTGAAAATGACGATGataaggaggaggacgaagatgaggatgacgatgaagacgacgatgatgatgaggacgatgaggatgacgacgatgatgacgatgatgatgacgatgatgatgatgatgatgacgatgatgacgacgatgacgacgatgatgacgacgatgacgacgaggaagaggatgacgatgaagaggaggaggatgatgaggacgatgatgacgaggaagacgatgatgacgacgatgacgatgatgatgaggatTTTGAGGATATGGATGATGATGACGACGAAGATGACgaagatgatgatgacgacgatgaggACGAGGATGAAGACGatgaggatgaggaggatgaggaCGAGGAAGACGTGGGCGGAGACTCCAAAAAGGAGGGTGAATCGCACACGAAGAAGGACAGCGACGAGGAGGCATTCGACTAAGAGGGGGTATGTGCCTCAGCGCGCGCAGCAAAATGTGCAGCAAAACGCGCAGCAAAGTGCTCAGCAAACTGCGCATCCAACTGTGTAGCATACGCAGCAACGTGTGCGCAACTCGTGCCTCAGCACGCACATCAACGTGCGCATCAACGTTCACAGCAACGTT includes:
- a CDS encoding 60S ribosomal protein L10a, putative (encoded by transcript PVX_118430A) yields the protein MSKLNQDLLKKAIADVFEGTKTKKRKFVETIELQIGLKDYDTQRDKRFSGTVKLSNEVRKKLKVCILGDAVHVEEAQKLELDYMDIEAMKKLNKDKTLVKKLAKKYDAFLASQVILPQIPKLLGPGLNKAGKFPSLITHNDKINDKILELKSSIKFQLKKVLCMGVPVGHANLKEEELRSNIVHAINFLVSLLKKNWQNIRTLHIKSTMGKPQRIYG
- a CDS encoding KS1 protein precursor, putative (encoded by transcript PVX_118435A) — protein: MVDSPPKKRALNTTDDKKEKKNMVSKKSNPAEAAENVEESLDNVTGDKKSEALKKDKRKKKEKKNKENDIDKINDEEEEDEGNDEENLKKFAVDTSENDDDKEEDEDEDDDEDDDDDEDDEDDDDDDDDDDDDDDDDDDDDDDDDDDDDDDDEEEDDDEEEEDDEDDDDEEDDDDDDDDDDEDFEDMDDDDDEDDEDDDDDDEDEDEDDEDEEDEDEEDVGGDSKKEGESHTKKDSDEEAFD